In Caretta caretta isolate rCarCar2 chromosome 4, rCarCar1.hap1, whole genome shotgun sequence, one genomic interval encodes:
- the NEUROG2 gene encoding neurogenin-2, which produces MFVKPESLELKAEGDLLLLGPASPCSSSLTPLSSSSEEEEDDELQAPSPARPAEEQPARLQLSLRRHECKRRPGRARPGSRGTKTAETVQRIKKSRRLKANNRERNRMHNLNAALDALREVLPTFPEDAKLTKIETLRFAHNYIWALTETLRLADHCGAAAAGLPGALFPEAVLLSPGGAPASTDSSPSPASSWSCTGSPLSSAASSYSCALSPGSSASDMDYWQPDKHRYAPPRPQARDFI; this is translated from the coding sequence ATGTTCGTGAAGCCGGAGAGCCTGGAGCTGAAGGCGGAGGgagacctgctgctgctgggcccgGCCTCGCCCTGCTCCTCCTCGCTCACGCCGCTCTCCTCCAGCTCCGAGGAAGAGGAGGACGATGAACTCCAGGCGCCGTCGCCGGCCCGCCCGGCGGAGGAGCAGCCGGCGCGGCTGCAGCTGAGCCTGAGGCGGCACGAGTGCAAGCGGCGCCCCGGCCGGGCCCGGCCCGGCTCCCGGGGGACCAAGACAGCCGAGACGGTGCAGAGGATCAAGAAGAGCCGGCGGCTGAAGGCCAACAACCGGGAGCGGAACCGCATGCACAACCTGAACGCGGCGCTGGACGCGCTGCGCGAGGTGCTGCCCACCTTCCCCGAGGACGCCAAGCTCACCAAGATCGAGACGCTGCGCTTCGCGCACAACTACATCTGGGCGCTGACCGAGACCCTGCGCCTGGCCGACCACTgcggcgccgccgccgccggcctGCCGGGAGCCCTCTTCCCCGAGGCAGTGCTGCTGAGCCCCGGGGGCGCGCCCGCCAGCACGGACAGCAGCCCCTCGCCCgcctcctcctggagctgcaCCGGCAGCCCCCTGTCCTCCGCCGCCTCCTCCTACAGCTGCGCTTTATCGCCGGGGAGCTCCGCCTCGGACATGGACTACTGGCAGCCAGACAAGCACCGCTACGCGCCGCCTCGCCCGCAGGCCAGGGACTTTATCTAA